A window of the Acetonema longum DSM 6540 genome harbors these coding sequences:
- a CDS encoding alpha/beta fold hydrolase, whose translation MGYYISVQPNVNLYVEDVNPQGCKTIVFIHGWPASHRMFEYQFNQFPCRGYRCVGIDVRGFGNSDKPWEGYDYDRLADDIRCVMEAMGLEDVTLGGHSTGGAIAIRYMARHKGYGVSKLALFAAAAPSLIQRPYFPYGLPAEAVENIIQETLTDRPKMLRGFSEMFFFQYITQPFSDWFFQMGLQAAGWATAAVANSWLDEEKLFSDLAEIHVPTLILHGHHDRVCLFPLAIAQNEGIRNSRLVPFKYSGHGLLYDQRDKFNQELIEFIEA comes from the coding sequence ATGGGATACTATATCAGCGTACAGCCCAACGTAAATCTTTACGTGGAAGATGTGAATCCACAAGGCTGTAAGACTATTGTATTCATACACGGCTGGCCGGCCAGCCATCGTATGTTTGAGTATCAGTTCAATCAGTTTCCCTGCCGGGGATACCGCTGTGTCGGCATTGACGTCAGAGGATTCGGGAATTCGGATAAGCCCTGGGAAGGGTATGACTATGACCGGCTGGCCGACGATATCCGCTGCGTGATGGAGGCAATGGGTTTAGAAGATGTCACACTAGGAGGGCATTCCACCGGAGGGGCGATTGCCATTCGCTATATGGCACGCCATAAAGGCTACGGAGTATCCAAACTCGCCCTGTTTGCCGCCGCCGCTCCCAGCCTGATTCAGCGGCCCTATTTTCCCTATGGCTTGCCGGCGGAAGCTGTAGAAAACATTATTCAGGAGACCTTGACCGACCGGCCTAAAATGCTGCGGGGATTTTCCGAGATGTTTTTCTTTCAGTATATAACTCAGCCTTTCTCAGACTGGTTTTTTCAAATGGGCCTGCAGGCTGCGGGCTGGGCTACGGCAGCCGTGGCAAATTCCTGGTTGGACGAGGAAAAATTATTCTCTGATTTAGCGGAAATACACGTTCCCACCCTGATTCTCCATGGTCATCATGATCGGGTTTGCCTGTTCCCGCTGGCCATTGCCCAAAACGAGGGGATCAGAAATTCCAGGCTGGTGCCTTTCAAATACAGCGGCCACGGCTTGCTCTATGATCAGCGTGATAAATTCAATCAGGAGTTAATTGAATTTATTGAAGCCTAA